The genomic interval ATTGAGATTTACGGAGTGCGAGTAAATGGGGCAAATGGGCCGTGTGTCAACATTTTAGATATTCTATCCCCATGGAGGCCATAgatttttgtattaaatttcGTTTATTGTTTCTGCCAGCGGATACGGTCAATAAACCTATTTGTATTGTTATTATGGATGCGGCCGATATTTGTCGTAATAATAATTCTGTTTTTGGTGGTGAGTGCGAGCCCTGCATTTGAGAATTTCTGCTCAAACAGCTCAACGTGATTTGTTCTGATTGAAGCTTTTTACAaacaagcaaatatatatataaaagtacatatatacacatccTGTGCAGGGGGAGAGTCAACTTGGATTAGGTTGCGTAGCTTCTGCTTCTGTGTTCACGAACATTTTTCTGACTCCAGCCCCTCAGCTTCTGGGCTTCCTCtgcttggctttggctttaatGCCTGTCTGCTAGGACATACgctttaatttcaatataCCTTACCAGGACTTCGCTGTTGGGGTGGTAAGTGCAGAAAGGAAATTGTCAATTATATAACTTCAAAGCGTTGCCGGCTCCAGATTTAGCatcaaatatgcaacagcCTGTGGGCATGGCCGGGCACAGTTGTAGTTTTGCATGCCAAACAATAAACGCGAAAGCCATATTTGGGTCGGCAGAAGGAGAATAGAGCTTATTACAGAATCAAGTCCTTGGGCTATTTTCGGCAAATGAGCTGTCCAAATGAACTCGGCAAGGTTGCAGTTTAAAATCCTAGACTTGTGCTAGTCAAAGGCCAAAGTATAATTGTTAACTCTGTGCCATGCTAACAAGATTCTTAACTACAACATTTCTCGATCTCTCGTACGCTTTCAAATGAACTCCAAGTTGGCCTTGCCTGAAaacttgtttttcaaattaGATCAAATTTATGATGCAGCGTAGTTAAATCAGAGTATAGTTGTATTgttcgtttatttttattataaattacagtgcgtacaaattcaatatacaaattaaaaggCAACAGAGCTAACAATGGCCGAGTGAGTATAGTATAGAGTGCAATTAAATATTCCTCAAATGTATTCGCCATTTTCCTGCGCGCAGCGAGGAGAAAATCTCGACTGGGAGAAGCTTGAAGCAATGCTGCAAGCTTCATTGGAGGGGCAAGGGGACTATCATCATTCCATTGGTTACCTTGcctgttttgttttatgcctTTAGCATACAGTCACCAGTAAGTTGGCGAACATGATTTGGCCCACCTAGATGCTATCTCCCTCTGTCCCTGTCTCCATTCATTAGGAGTACAAGTGCATGTATCTGGTGCTGAACATGGCGCTCTTCTGGATAACAGAATGCATCCCACTCTATCTGACATCCATATTTCCGGTGGTCTTTCTGCCGCTGTTCAGCATAATGGTGGGTAGGGAACTGCATCAGATACGATCTGTGATTAACTACTTCATTTAGAGCTCCTTTGATGTATGCCAGCTGTTCTTTACGGATACCTTAGTTATGTTTTTGGGTGGTCTCATTGTTGCTCTGGCCGTGGAGTACAGCAATCTGCATCAGCGCATCGCGCTGGGTACAATTCTATTGGTTGGCTGCAGTCCCAGACGGTAAGGGTTCAGATGAATCGAGGTCTATCAAATGGAGCTGTGTGATTGTCCCCCTTCTTCCAGTTTGCATTTAGGTCTCGTTGCGGTCACCTGCTTTATATCGCTTTGGATATCAAATTCGGCAGCTACTGCCATGATGTGCCCCATTGTTAAGGCTGTGCTCATGGAAATGGAAGCCGTAAGTGATATTAGACAAATGTTCAAACTATTTCACAGATCAATCGAAatctaatattttatatagcaaaatatatttcaagtcAGCATGACACAAGAGGAGCAGCCCATGGAGGAGGGCGAGTGAGTACCACAAACACCTTATTCTATGTGTATTAGACAAGAGTTTAATCTGATTCCGTTTTGCTTAGTCCACCGCATCCCTCCATAATATCGATGGCATTCTATTTCGGCATTGCCTATGCGGCCACAATTGGGGGCTGCGGCACGCT from Drosophila virilis strain 15010-1051.87 chromosome 2, Dvir_AGI_RSII-ME, whole genome shotgun sequence carries:
- the LOC6632648 gene encoding protein I'm not dead yet 2 isoform X2 encodes the protein MADEEKISTGRSLKQCCKLHWRGKGTIIIPLVTLPVLFYAFSIQSPEYKCMYLVLNMALFWITECIPLYLTSIFPVVFLPLFSIMSSFDVCQLFFTDTLVMFLGGLIVALAVEYSNLHQRIALGTILLVGCSPRRLHLGLVAVTCFISLWISNSAATAMMCPIVKAVLMEMEAQNIFQVSMTQEEQPMEEGDPPHPSIISMAFYFGIAYAATIGGCGTLIGTGTNLTFKGLYDTRFPNSQEKVDFPKFMMYAIPLVVFVNVILLYFSLQVTHMGLCRPNSNIGQQIKRGSENKDVVKQVVVQRFKELGPMTCHEIQVAILFVFMILLLFFKKPGFVMGWGDFLNANISRKLLEPQTPDFVCSFSGSLARIRNIS